The sequence GGTCTCGTCGATGGCAGAATCGGCGCTGTTGTCGGAAACACTAGCGCTGTTCTTGGAGTCCGGTGGTTATGATCATCACCTGCGTAGCTTGCGCCGCCGCTATGCTCAGCAGGTACAGCAAGCCCAGCAACTGATTACCCGCAACTTCCCACAGGGCACCAAAGTGACCCAACCGGCGGGAGGGTTTGTATTCTGGGTTGAATTCCCAGAGACAGTTGATACTGTCGCGCTGTTCCATCAAATGCTGCAAGAACAGATTTGCCTGACGCCAGGGACGCTTTATTCGCCGAGCGGCCGCTATCGCAACGCCTTTCGCCTCTCATGTTGTTATCCATTCAATAGCCGCTATACCGGGGCATTGGAGCGGTTGGGGGCGGTGGCATGTGAAATCAGTGGCCTACCTGCGGGAATGCAGTGGCAGCCGGTAGAGGAGGTTGCTGCCGAAAGGCCAGCATCCTGATACACTATCTCTATCGATGCACAAATCAGTGCTATCCTATCTCCAACTTTAGCGAAATATCGTGCCCATCAGTGGCATGTACGGGCCAATACTATGAAAGAACATGCAGAAATCAAACGTCTAAGCGATTTGCTGGATGCGATGAACCACAAAGATCCTAGCGTTATCCAGCAGGGCAATGTGGATTTAATCGCGCAGCATATGAAAGAAAAAGAGAAATTGGCGGCTGAAATTCAGCGCTTGAAAGAAGTGCGGGTTAAAAACCTGAGCGTCGAAGCCCAGAAACTGGCGCAACTGCCCTTCAGCCGTGCGATTACCAAGAAAGAGCAGGCGGATATGGGCACCTTGAAGAAAGCGGTGCGCGGTATTATCGTCGTCCACCCAATGACGGCATTAGGCCGCGAAATGGGTCTGAAAGAAGTGACTGGCTACGCTAAAAAAGCTTTCTAATTACCTCGCCGAATCGATTTACCGTACCAAATAAATCCGGGTAGGAGGCATAGCCACCGCCCGGTTTTTTTATGGGTTTTATCAGTCAAAGAGTTCGGTGTGAGTCCCGATGCAGCCCCAGAAACCTATTTCATCCCCTTGACATATGCTAAGCATATGTTAGTGTTTTTGATAGCACTACTATCAGGAGAGAAAATATGAGAACTGTATCTATTTTTAAAAATGGGCAGAATCGGGCCATTCGTTTACCCAAAGATATGGATTTTGAAGGGGCCACAGAACTAGAAATAATTAAAGAAGGTGATAATATAATCTTACGCCCGATACGACCAACGTGGGTGTCATTTATGGATGAAGATAAAGCAGATGATGATTTTCTTGCCGAAAGACAAGATATTATCGAAGAGGGACGCTTCGAGTTATGATCAAAAAAATATA comes from Yersinia mollaretii ATCC 43969 and encodes:
- a CDS encoding YibL family ribosome-associated protein, translating into MKEHAEIKRLSDLLDAMNHKDPSVIQQGNVDLIAQHMKEKEKLAAEIQRLKEVRVKNLSVEAQKLAQLPFSRAITKKEQADMGTLKKAVRGIIVVHPMTALGREMGLKEVTGYAKKAF
- the vapB gene encoding type II toxin-antitoxin system VapB family antitoxin, whose translation is MRTVSIFKNGQNRAIRLPKDMDFEGATELEIIKEGDNIILRPIRPTWVSFMDEDKADDDFLAERQDIIEEGRFEL